The following are encoded in a window of Arthrobacter antioxidans genomic DNA:
- a CDS encoding SDR family NAD(P)-dependent oxidoreductase has translation MALQFAATTALVTGASSGLGAEFARALAARGADLVLVARRVDRLEALARDLEARHGITARIVGADLADPASWARVRAFTEAEGVRVSTLVNNAGFATHGVLAEADPDRTDEEVRLNVGALTALTRLYLPDLVSEGSGALVNVASTAGFQPVPLMAVYGATKAYVRSFTAAVAWETRDTGLRVTALCPGATRTEFFDVVGSDDAKVGRYQSPEQVVRTALRALDGRRTPPVVVSGAANRVGAALGRLAPTRLGLPLTAALMRR, from the coding sequence ATGGCCCTTCAGTTCGCAGCCACCACTGCCCTGGTCACGGGCGCCAGTTCCGGTCTGGGCGCCGAGTTCGCCCGCGCCCTTGCCGCACGCGGCGCCGATCTGGTGCTGGTCGCTCGACGCGTCGACCGGCTCGAGGCGCTGGCGCGGGATCTGGAGGCCCGACACGGCATCACGGCGCGGATCGTCGGCGCGGACCTGGCTGACCCCGCATCGTGGGCTCGCGTGAGGGCCTTCACCGAGGCGGAAGGGGTTCGGGTGTCCACGCTCGTGAACAATGCCGGGTTCGCGACGCACGGCGTCCTCGCCGAGGCCGACCCCGACCGTACCGACGAGGAGGTTCGACTGAACGTGGGCGCGCTGACCGCCCTGACCCGGTTGTACCTGCCGGATCTCGTGAGCGAGGGCTCGGGCGCCCTGGTCAACGTTGCCAGTACCGCAGGTTTCCAGCCCGTCCCGTTGATGGCGGTGTACGGGGCGACGAAGGCCTATGTGCGCAGCTTCACCGCCGCGGTGGCGTGGGAGACCCGCGACACCGGGCTGCGGGTCACCGCCCTGTGTCCTGGCGCCACGAGGACGGAGTTCTTCGACGTGGTCGGGTCGGACGATGCGAAGGTGGGTCGCTACCAGAGCCCCGAACAGGTTGTCCGGACAGCCCTGCGCGCCCTCGATGGCAGGCGCACCCCTCCCGTCGTCGTGTCGGGTGCGGCCAATCGGGTCGGAGCAGCCCTCGGTCGACTCGCGCCGACCCGCCTGGGATTGCCGCTGACCGCAGCACTGATGAGGCGCTAG
- a CDS encoding GNAT family N-acetyltransferase: MSGLDVRRLVSGDTAAAQVMFEMMAQVFGEEREPLGADYLRDLLGRPGFWALAASVGPEIVAGLTAHTLPMTRSRSSELFIYDLAVRPDHQRQGIGSRLVVELRAAAAAEGIHEVFVPADDEDAHALEFYRALGAAASPVTMFTFKG, from the coding sequence ATGAGCGGGCTCGACGTCAGGCGCTTGGTTTCCGGGGACACGGCTGCGGCACAGGTCATGTTCGAGATGATGGCGCAGGTCTTCGGGGAGGAGCGTGAGCCCCTCGGCGCGGACTACCTGCGCGATCTTCTCGGCCGACCGGGCTTCTGGGCTCTCGCGGCATCCGTCGGCCCGGAGATCGTCGCCGGCCTCACTGCTCACACCCTGCCGATGACGCGCTCACGGTCGTCGGAGCTGTTCATCTACGATCTCGCCGTGCGACCGGACCATCAGCGGCAGGGCATTGGGAGCCGACTCGTCGTCGAACTGCGGGCCGCCGCCGCGGCGGAAGGCATCCACGAGGTCTTTGTTCCGGCCGACGACGAGGATGCGCACGCCCTGGAGTTCTACCGAGCGCTGGGAGCCGCCGCCTCCCCGGTCACGATGTTCACCTTCAAAGGCTGA
- a CDS encoding helix-turn-helix domain-containing protein, translating into MPIVVRIDLELARRKMSVGEFADRIGLTPANVAVLKNGRAKAVRFSTLEAMCKVLDCQPGDLLEWVDDVSEQGLPQSSRPIIGTDERS; encoded by the coding sequence ATGCCGATCGTCGTCCGCATCGACCTGGAGCTCGCCCGCCGGAAGATGAGCGTCGGAGAGTTCGCCGATCGGATCGGTTTGACGCCGGCGAACGTCGCCGTCCTGAAGAACGGGCGCGCCAAGGCAGTCCGCTTCAGCACACTGGAAGCAATGTGCAAGGTCCTCGACTGCCAACCGGGAGACCTCCTGGAATGGGTCGATGACGTGAGCGAGCAGGGCCTCCCGCAGTCCTCACGTCCGATCATCGGCACGGACGAGCGCTCATGA
- a CDS encoding DUF2975 domain-containing protein, whose amino-acid sequence MGKLTVAALRVVLAMMFAGSIFIQTVVLFLLTRDVTTADPDVAMIRTPMVILTVTAILAGQVAVVCVWGLLTMVRRGTVFSTGAFRLVHLVIGAFAAASLLTFGLGVALAPGEAVPPGVVLLIGGVAVMLAAVALIVLVLKALLEQAVARDVEARTLRTELDEVI is encoded by the coding sequence ATGGGAAAACTGACGGTGGCCGCGTTGCGCGTTGTCCTGGCGATGATGTTCGCAGGGTCGATCTTCATCCAGACGGTGGTGCTGTTCCTGCTGACCCGAGACGTCACGACGGCGGATCCCGATGTCGCGATGATCCGCACCCCGATGGTGATCCTGACCGTCACCGCGATCCTGGCAGGCCAGGTCGCGGTGGTCTGCGTATGGGGACTGCTGACGATGGTGCGGCGGGGAACCGTGTTCTCGACCGGTGCTTTCCGTCTGGTGCATCTCGTGATCGGTGCTTTCGCGGCCGCTTCACTGTTGACCTTCGGGCTCGGCGTCGCCCTCGCCCCCGGGGAGGCGGTGCCGCCCGGCGTCGTTCTGCTGATCGGCGGGGTCGCGGTCATGCTGGCAGCCGTCGCCCTGATCGTCCTGGTGCTGAAGGCCCTGCTGGAGCAGGCGGTGGCACGCGATGTCGAAGCGCGTACCCTGCGCACCGAGCTCGACGAGGTGATCTGA